The Bubalus bubalis isolate 160015118507 breed Murrah chromosome 16, NDDB_SH_1, whole genome shotgun sequence genome window below encodes:
- the LOC123327548 gene encoding olfactory receptor 51G2-like gives MADSNHTGTSFFLTGLPGLEAVHTWLSIPLCAMYVAALAGNSLILWVVRSEPSLHQPMYYFLSMLAVTDLGLSASTLPTMLSIYMLGVREVALDVCLAQLFFIHTFSIMESSVLLAMAFDRFVAISKPLQYGTILTSPRIARLGLVIVIRSIGLHIPAPIMLKQLPYCRTRLLSHSYCLHPDVMKLACADTHINSIYGLFVVLSTLGVDSVLIVLSYGLILQTVLSIASKAERLKALNTCVSHICAVLLFYTPMIGLSMIHRFGRRASPSSHVLLSYLHFLTPPLLNPVVYTIKTRQIRLRMLHLFRSDRTGIRDAQDH, from the coding sequence ATGGCAGACTCCAACCACACTGGCACCTCCTTCTTCCTCACAGGCCTGCCAGGCCTTGAGGCTGTGCACACGTGGCTCTCCATTCCTCTGTGTGCCATGTATGTGGCTGCTCTGGCAGGAAACAGCCTGATCCTGTGGGTGGTGAGGTCAGAGCCCTCCCTGCACCAGCCCATGTACTACTTCCTGTCCATGTTGGCTGTGACCGACCTGGGGCTGTCTGCCTCCACCCTGCCCACCATGCTCTCCATCTACATGCTGGGAGTCAGGGAGGTGGCCCTGGATGTGTGTCTGGCCCAGCTCTTCTTCATCCACACCTTCTCAATCATGGAGTCCTCTGTGCTGCTGGCCATGGCTTTTGACCGTTTTGTAGCTATCAGCAAACCCCTGCAGTATGGTACCATCCTCACAAGTCCCAGGATTGCCAGGCTGGGGCTGGTCATTGTGATACGCAGCATCGGTCTCCACATCCCAGCCCCCATCATGCTGAAGCAGCTGCCTTACTGCAGGACTCGCCTGCTGTCCCACTCCTACTGCCTGCACCCAGACGTCATGAAGCTGGCCTGTGCTGACACCCACATCAACAGCATCTACGGTCTCTTTGTGGTGCTGTCCACACTGGGGGTGGACTCTGTGCTCATTGTCCTGTCCTATGGGCTCATCCTCCAGACAGTGCTGTCCATTGCATCCAAGGCTGAGCGCCTCAAAGCCCTCAACACTTGTGTCTCCCACATCTGTGCTGTGCTGCTCTTCTACACACCTATGATTGGCCTGTCCATGATCCACAGATTTGGCAGAAGAGCTTCCCCTTCCAGCCATGTACTGCTCTCTTATCTGCACTTTCTTACACCTCCATTGCTCAACCCAGTGGTTTATACCATTAAGACCAGGCAGATCCGACTGAGGATGCTTCACCTCTTCCGCTCAGATAGGACCGGCATCAGAGATGCTCAGGATCATTAA